From the Phycisphaeraceae bacterium genome, the window GCCCGGACGGCGTCAGAGACCTTGGCCCCCTGCTGCCCGCGGCGCTTGCCCTTCTGGATCGTGAGCGCCTCGGCGAGAGGTCGGCGACGCGCGGCGTCGAGCAGGCGCATCAACTCGTCGTCCGTGAGCGCCCGGCGCGTGCGGCGCCGATCGGCGCGATCGTCGGCGGTGGCCACCTTCGCGAGCGGGCTCGATGCGAGTCGGCCGTTCCGCACGCACCAGTTCCCGAAGGCGACGAGCGCCCGGCGATACCCGTTTCGAGTGCCTGCGGAGAGTCCTTCGTCTGCTCGCTCGCGCAGCCAGCGCTCGACCGCCGCGACCGTGAGATCACGAAGCCGCCGAATCCCCCGTCCTGCTCCTGCTTCTTGGCACACCCGCCGCACGCGCCGCGGCGCCTGCGTGAGCCAGTGATCGCAGCTCCCCTTCAAGCGAAGGTGTTCCTTCCACGCTTCGACGTGCTCCTCGATCGGCCGCGTGCCATGGCGCGAAGCGCCGTCCTCCTCCGCTGTGATCACGCCCGCGCGGATCAATTCGGCCCGGCGCTCGAGATTGGCCAGCACCGCCCGCGCCGCGGTTTCGTCCTTGCACCCCGTCGGGACTTCCGTCCAGACGCCGCTGCCATCGCGGTACTTCGCGACGAACGCGGCCGTGCGACCTCGAATCCGGACGCGGCCCCGCGCGTCCGTGAGCACCTCGGCGGTCCGAAGTGTGCCGTTGCGGAGTCTCCAGCGGGCGGTCGGGCTTCCGCGGACCGTGACGACCTCCGCTCCGGGCGGGAGTGGCGAGGTCCAGGCTTTGCGGAAGACGGTACTCATGAAGAATCGTCGACGACGCCGGACAGTGAGCGGCACGGGACCGACAAGATCAAGTTCGATGCGGACCACAACGGGCCGGGCAACCTGATGCGACCCAGCGCTCGATCGACTCGCGGTCCCATCGCACCAGTCGGCCAACCCTGACCGGCGCAGGCATCGCGCCGCGATCGCTCATGCGCCGCACATGGCGCGGCGAGCACGAGAGCTGGCCTGCCAGATCTTCGGCGGTGAGCAGCACAAACGCGGGCTGTGTCGTGATCCCTGCGCGCAGTGACATCGAGGACTCCTGCATGGAGCTTGAACGAAAGACCGGCCTTGGTGGGCCACGAGGGTTCCGAGGACCGCGGCTGTCAGCCGCAGTCGCCTACTGGATATCTACGCGGTGGCGCGAGGCAGTTGCACGCTTGTTCGCAGATGCGAGCGAATCGCTCGAGGGCACCGCACCCCACTTTGGGATCATTGGAGAGCTCCTGGCCGCGCCGAGCGACAACACGCCAGTCGTCACCAAGTCGCGCCGCAACGGGTTATGCTTGCCGCTTCCATAACCAGTTGCGCGTCTCTGGTTATCGTCTTCGAGTTCTCACGGCGGAACGCTGGCTGACGATGTCGGCGCGTGTCGCGCGCGACTCTCGCCGTGAGTTTCTGAGCGGGGGACAAGTATTCGAAACACCGGCGAAGTCCTCGCGTTCGAAAGCCGAACGCCCCGACCGTTGGGCCGAGGCGTTCATCGTTTACCGGTTCGCCGAGTCGCTTGCGGCTCGGTCTGGAAGTAGAGGGAACCGGACAGAATGCGAAATGTCGCGCGAGAGTTTCATCGGTCGGACCGCTCAATCGGTCGCCACCGTGCTGTGGGGATCGATTGGGAGATCCTGACACCAGCCATGCGGAGAGGCAGCAGGGTGACTGATCGGACCGGGGTGGGTCAGATCTCGGTGCTCGGCAGTGGGTAAGTCTACGCGCGAGTTGACAACCGGACACAATGCGAACTTTCGGGCGAGTTCCATCGAACGGATCGCACA encodes:
- a CDS encoding helix-turn-helix domain-containing protein, which codes for MSLRAGITTQPAFVLLTAEDLAGQLSCSPRHVRRMSDRGAMPAPVRVGRLVRWDRESIERWVASGCPARCGPHRT